The Setaria viridis chromosome 9, Setaria_viridis_v4.0, whole genome shotgun sequence sequence ATCGCGGCCGTATCCAGCGAGCCGTCGAGAGCTCGAGGTACATCAACAACGAGTAGCCATGGGCCACGGACGAGGTACATCTTCGTGATTTATCATATGTTTAGAAACGAACGCCGTACAGAAAACGAAGTCCAATTATTCCAGCACGCCAACTAGAGTAAATCCCATCAACACCACCATTGCTGTAAGAATCCAGCAAGCAACGACACGGGAGAAAAGTTTGCAAGAATACATGCCCCTAAAATAAGCAAAATAACCCCATGTCACAAGTTACAACAAAACTCTGCAATTAATATTTTGCTGAATAAAGGTGATGCAGAAGATGAGATGAGGAATCACTTTCAGGATGCAACAAAATTCATGTGATTACATTTTTACACCTAAGGATAcccaaaaggaaaagaaaaaaaaggagtagGTTCAATATGTCCACCATTATTACGTTCCCTTTTATGAGCCATCCACGAATCTGCGGTAATCCTCTCCAAGTTTTTGGTAAAACTTGACATCGGATGGCTTTATTTTGCTGATTGCGAACTCGAAATGCCTCATTGCTACCTGTTTGATGTCAAAGCTCTCCTGTTGAAAAATTACAGTAGTTTATCAGCAAACTTCTGCTACTGGTAGTGAAGCTTGTTACCAGAGAGGGAAAGAATGAGTAGCATACATCAAGTGCCGCAACAGCAGCTTCCCTGCAGACAAGCTTTATGTCCGCACCAGTGTAGCCTTCTGTGAGCCTAGCAAGTTCCTCTAGATTCACGTCAGGGCCGCATGGTATGCTGCGAGTATGAATGTGGAAAATATCTGCACGGTCAGTTTCATTTGGCGGTTGCACATTGAGCAACCTGTCGAAACGACCTAGGGTATACATCATTCAAAAAAGTCAGACTAAATGAGCGAAGGAATCACACTATGTGTAAACCAAGCAATGCATTTATGTTAAGCCAAAAAATAGACCCAATAAACAACCTGGCCTCGTAAGTGCAGGATCAATTTTGTCAGGACGATTTGTAGCTGCAATAACAATTACTTTCTCGTCCAAACCTGTCGCCACAATATAAAATTATGCATCATCAAAAATATAGAGACCAACAGGATCTTGTAAACCACAAAATAAGTTGGATAGCAGGTCATCAACAAATTCCAACTGTGGATGAGCACAAGTGAATGGCTAAGGCTCCAGTTAATTAAATCATTGACTGGACACATCAAAATCAGATATTTCATGCTTATGCTAGGTTTATTTATAGTCAAACAAAGTACAGTACTGTTATTTGGCAAACCTCTAATCATAGCCTAACACACCTTAGTGGGTAGTGTTAGTGAGATAAGCTGATAATAATGTACCCTAAGGAAAATTTATGAACACACATGACACATCAAGAGAGGAATTTCCTAATGAAGTGATAAAACTCACCATCCATTTCCACAAGCAACTGAGTGAGGACCCTATCAGCAACAGACGTGCCATCATTTTCATGCCCACGAGTTACTGCAAGTCCATCTATCTCATCGAAAAATATTATCGCCGGTGCATTAGCTCTTGCTTTTGCAAATAGCGATCTCACTGCTTTCTCAGAGTCACCGACCCATTTGCTAAAAAGTTCAGGACCCTTAACTGCAAGAAAGTTCAATTTTGCTTCAGAAGCTGCAGCGCGAGCCATCAAGGTCTTGCTGCAACCTGGTGGTCCCATCATTAGCAATCCTTTGGGGGGTTGGATCCCTATACGTTTAAATGCTTCTGGGCGTTTCTGTGGCCAATGGATGGCTTCAATTAGCTGCTGCTTGACACTGGCTTGGCCACCAACATCTTCCCAACGCACCTTTGGAAGCTCAAGCATCACCTGTACAGAATATGGTTGAGCAATTGGCATTGTTTTCCCACAAGTCACATGTATATATAGGAACTATCATGATAGAAGCACACAGTTACAGCCTTGGGTGGATAGAATTGATACCTCACGCATTGCACTTGGTCGAACTTTCGTTTTAGCCTTCTTAAAGTCCTCAGTGTTCACTGACAATGCTTTTTCATCTATCGCATCATAAGACTCACTACCTTTTGTGTTCACATCATAAGACTTGCTACTTTTTTCATTACTATTTGTGCAAGGAGCATCATCCAATGACATGGTTGAGAAACATGCCGGTAATAAGCTTTCTTGATAGCCTGAAGGATCATCAGTATCCCGTATACACTTATCTACACTAGAGTCAGGATGACCAAGTTGTATATTCAAATTTTCTTTTAGGCTGATATAACGGCGAAGAGCACACATTGCAGCCTCATTGCATAGTGCAGCTAGATCGGCACCTACAAATCCATGGGTCTCTAGAGCAACAGACTTAAGTTCCTCATCATTGAGGGAGTGGTAAACTCCAATTAGAAGGTGTTGAAGTATGTCCATCCTCTGTTCTGGAGATGGCACTCCTGCAACCCAGTGAAAAGACAACAAACCATGGTCAATTTGGTTTTAGACTTATATCATTGGAGAACCATGCTAATTCAACATTAGGACAATTAAGTTTGATGCTATTAAGTGCAGGCCGACattagtttcaaaaaaaaaccttaACTGGCTATTAAACACGTAACAAGATCACCCACTAGGAATGACAAAACATGTACAAGGCAGTCCATTCCTCTTAAGTTAAAATTTTTGGCCAATCCTAAAGGCATGATGCAAGGCAGTCCATTCCTCTTAAGTTAAAATTTTTGGCCAATCCTAAAGGCATGATGCTTGTCCACAAAATCAAGCTTAATGCATGAAAACAATGACAGATTAGCTCAAGGAGTACTAGAAAAGGTGCTAATGGCAAGGCCAGGATTCGTAATGCATTCTGCACATGCATAAGCTATGTTTTAGTTGCAGGCACTTTAGCATTAAAAGCATGATATGAATGTGGAGTAGACTACAGCCACGCCcctttatttaaaaatatatatggaTAACATCAGAGAATTGTACCTATTTCAATTTCCCTATCCAATCTTCCAGAACGTCGCAGTGCAGGATCAATACTATCAGGCCGATTCGTTGCAGCGATTAAGAGAACATGATCATTAGGGCCTACCTCATCCATCAGTTTTAACAGAGTAGCCACCATTCTAATAGATAACTCCTCACCCCCTTCCATCCTTGATGGAGCAATTGCATCCAATTCATCAACAAATATCTAAAAGCAGCAAAGATACATGAGATAGATATGATACTGTTACAAATGGCAACATGGTGGGATAATAACAATACTTCAAATACATAGTATTGCTCCTTACTAAATAAATACTTCAAACCATAGATAATAAGTGCATAAAAATTTTAATATACATCAAATATGCAAATTTCACAAAGAAAAGCAATGAGTGAACAAGACAAAAGACAAGATGTTCCCAAGTATGAGTTGTGCAATATTAATATAGGCAAGATAACTGCTCTGGTAAAGTTACTTAAGCAATGATATTTAAGGAGAAACTAGAAACAGCCTTCAAGCTAATCTTCTCCTTGTACGTACAGGGTGCATTTTGCATTAAGAAGAATATATATAGCCAAGCATAGTGATTTGCCACCATGGGTGTGATAAAAATAGTGGAAATAGCTACAAGTTCAGTTTCATGAATTTCAATGGAAGATGCAGTTTTAAGACTTAAGAGTTGCAGAGCGCATCAAGATATTATGACAGATTGGGCACAACAGTACTACTCTCCAAAAAATTAAGTTGCCAGTATCATTCAAAAACACGAGTCACAAAAGTCAGTAAAAAAATATTGTTCTTTTTCTAATGCATCAGGGGATTCAGAGTAATTAAAGTAATACCTGTGAAAGAGGTATCTCTAtttggattttctttttttacagtTGACTTGGCAGTAAGATAATGCAGCTGAGCATTTGAAGAAAATCTAACCACAGCAGGTGCAGCTTTCTTTGCTGAACTGAAAACATCATACAGAGATTTCTCACTTTCTCCATAGTAATGACTAATGATCTCCGGCCCGTTGATTGTAAAAAGGTTGGCTCCTGCATCATAGGCACAAAAAGAAGCAAGAGAGGTTTTCCCGGTTCCAGGTGGACCATAAAGAAGAATACCTTTATATCTGAAAACAATCAGTATATTACGAAATTAGAAGAATGAATATTATGGCTGAAAATCGAGGGAATTGTATATCTGTTTACACAATACCTTGGGAAACCAATTTGATCAGCAAGTGAAAACGAAATTATTTCTTTTATGGTTGCTGACTCTTTAGATAACCCACCAAGCATTGGAGCGTGATTGGaatcttcatttattttattatcATACTCGTAAACTTGCGATGGTAAATCTGTCTTATCTGAGCCAAGCTTCTCAGTGCAGACTGAATCAGACAGATGCACTTTTGTAGTTCTATCCACAAGGATTGAAACTAGGGTTCCCCCCAAGTTAGATGAATCTTCTGCATTAGGCAGTGTATTCCCTTTCTCATGCAAATCATCTCGAGCATAGCTATCAAATTTTGCTCCCATCACCACAAACAAGGACAGTTTCCCGCACATTGAGAGAGGAATAAAGTTCCCTTTTAACAAGTGTCGACCATTAAGCCATCGTGAAGCTGAAGTCTGCAACAACTCATTAACTTTCTCGTCTGCTAATGCTGATCTCGTAGTGGTTGGATCCAAGCACATTGAAGAGCCACTGTTGGATGCAAAGTCATGGGATTCCTTCCTATGCAATGTAGTAAAAGGACTCTTCTTAGGTGTCTCCATAAGCATTTCATTTCTTTCAGAGAGGTAGTCAGATTCTGAATGAATGCCACTGGAAGATCCAACCTCAGGTGGAATTAGGC is a genomic window containing:
- the LOC117838812 gene encoding calmodulin-interacting protein 111 gives rise to the protein MPPSKGKKKQQPAASPQPSPHTRSSRGPENRGGGDGEGSVDLPSIAAAAAARFPVLVPRGGEGCFAGAVAEVASRGTSSGGCLGRLWLSEAAMVGAGMRPGCLVSVSLISSRSDQLDGFPLDDLFKECNRFFDLDVDNDLLRGEAGRNFVVATVFLSREVHKNGIKLSWDLACVLGYPSVGRPLFFSPLCTSQDPKHSDDVDILRVIKCKDLYLGLIPPEVGSSSGIHSESDYLSERNEMLMETPKKSPFTTLHRKESHDFASNSGSSMCLDPTTTRSALADEKVNELLQTSASRWLNGRHLLKGNFIPLSMCGKLSLFVVMGAKFDSYARDDLHEKGNTLPNAEDSSNLGGTLVSILVDRTTKVHLSDSVCTEKLGSDKTDLPSQVYEYDNKINEDSNHAPMLGGLSKESATIKEIISFSLADQIGFPRYKGILLYGPPGTGKTSLASFCAYDAGANLFTINGPEIISHYYGESEKSLYDVFSSAKKAAPAVIFVDELDAIAPSRMEGGEELSIRMVATLLKLMDEVGPNDHVLLIAATNRPDSIDPALRRSGRLDREIEIGVPSPEQRMDILQHLLIGVYHSLNDEELKSVALETHGFVGADLAALCNEAAMCALRRYISLKENLNIQLGHPDSSVDKCIRDTDDPSGYQESLLPACFSTMSLDDAPCTNSNEKSSKSYDVNTKGSESYDAIDEKALSVNTEDFKKAKTKVRPSAMREVMLELPKVRWEDVGGQASVKQQLIEAIHWPQKRPEAFKRIGIQPPKGLLMMGPPGCSKTLMARAAASEAKLNFLAVKGPELFSKWVGDSEKAVRSLFAKARANAPAIIFFDEIDGLAVTRGHENDGTSVADRVLTQLLVEMDGLDEKVIVIAATNRPDKIDPALTRPGRFDRLLNVQPPNETDRADIFHIHTRSIPCGPDVNLEELARLTEGYTGADIKLVCREAAVAALDESFDIKQVAMRHFEFAISKIKPSDVKFYQKLGEDYRRFVDGS